One window from the genome of Verrucomicrobiia bacterium encodes:
- a CDS encoding Gfo/Idh/MocA family oxidoreductase: MLKNDSIRASSLTRRQFLYYSALAAAGASTLSGYAKPQPRMLSPGDKLRIACVGTGGKGRSDIQHCSHEEIVALCDADEHMAARSREAHPNAKFYSDWRQMLDKEHKNIDAVTVSTPDHCHALVASAAIKLGKHVYCQKPLTQRVYEARYLRKLAKEYGVVTQMGNQGSSEDGLRRAVEVVHAGVIGNVKQIHVWTNRPIWPQGIRRPEGEDPVPPNLKWDLWLGPAPARPFKDGVYHPFKWRGWFDFGTGAMGDMACHTANMPFRAAKLGYPRLIELVDHSELNPDTYPKTAKIRFVFPPREGLPETEFFWYDGNPQDKTCTPLRPSPELTSSIKEMLDKVPSSGCLLIGEKGQIFSPDDYGARFFIKLNDEKEFVNGNNHEAAKAVPETLPRNHLASDADAKQHLEWIEACKGGPTPYSNFEIAGYLTEIILLGCVALRVGKQLEWDGPNMRATNAPEAAQFVTRHYRKGFKLA; the protein is encoded by the coding sequence ATGTTGAAAAACGATTCCATCCGCGCCTCCTCCCTCACCCGTCGTCAGTTCCTTTATTATTCGGCTTTGGCTGCTGCCGGGGCCAGCACGTTGAGCGGCTACGCCAAACCACAGCCGCGCATGCTCAGCCCAGGGGACAAACTGCGCATCGCGTGCGTGGGCACGGGCGGCAAGGGCCGCAGCGACATCCAGCACTGCAGCCATGAAGAGATTGTTGCCTTGTGCGACGCCGATGAGCATATGGCCGCGCGGTCGCGGGAGGCCCATCCCAACGCCAAATTTTATTCCGACTGGCGGCAGATGCTTGATAAAGAGCACAAGAACATCGACGCCGTCACGGTATCGACACCCGACCATTGCCACGCCCTGGTTGCCTCGGCGGCCATTAAACTGGGCAAACATGTGTATTGCCAGAAGCCCTTGACGCAACGGGTCTATGAGGCGCGCTATTTGCGCAAACTGGCTAAAGAATATGGTGTCGTGACGCAAATGGGCAACCAAGGCAGTTCCGAAGACGGCTTGCGCCGGGCCGTGGAAGTGGTTCATGCGGGAGTGATCGGAAATGTGAAGCAGATCCATGTCTGGACCAACCGCCCGATTTGGCCGCAGGGAATACGCCGGCCAGAGGGGGAAGACCCCGTGCCGCCGAATTTGAAATGGGACTTGTGGCTGGGACCGGCGCCCGCGCGGCCATTCAAAGACGGGGTATATCATCCGTTTAAGTGGCGCGGCTGGTTCGATTTCGGCACCGGGGCAATGGGCGACATGGCCTGCCACACGGCGAATATGCCATTCCGCGCGGCCAAACTGGGTTACCCGCGTCTTATTGAGTTGGTCGATCATTCCGAGTTGAATCCGGACACTTACCCCAAGACGGCCAAAATCCGGTTTGTGTTTCCTCCTCGCGAAGGGCTGCCTGAAACGGAATTCTTCTGGTATGACGGCAATCCGCAGGACAAGACCTGCACCCCGCTGCGCCCCTCGCCAGAGTTGACCAGCAGCATTAAGGAAATGTTGGATAAAGTTCCCTCGAGCGGTTGCCTGCTCATCGGTGAGAAAGGCCAAATCTTTTCGCCCGACGATTACGGGGCGCGTTTCTTCATCAAGCTCAATGACGAAAAGGAATTTGTGAATGGCAACAATCATGAGGCGGCCAAAGCGGTCCCGGAGACACTGCCGCGCAATCACCTGGCCTCGGACGCCGATGCCAAGCAGCACCTCGAGTGGATCGAGGCCTGCAAAGGCGGCCCAACGCCCTACTCGAATTTCGAAATAGCGGGGTACCTTACCGAGATTATTCTCCTGGGATGCGTGGCGCTGCGAGTCGGCAAACAACTGGAATGGGACGGACCCAACATGCGCGCCACAAACGCGCCTGAAGCCGCCCAGTTCGTGACACGCCATTACAGGAAGGGTTTTAAGCTGGCCTGA
- a CDS encoding acyloxyacyl hydrolase, with protein MAKPWRGNLVHTKTGYCSEPRPVAPGTSSLLVLIVVVAALVLAGPPVTLAQESAQQALSTPAPSLWAGEVGEGFTRGAHELELSSGAGAGMAIFGTRQYHDWVLGAVDYGWVLTDVVGNGHWYCGNWELMADVFGGFQFHPNHAYLFGAAPLLRYDFATGTRLVPFVNIGAGVSGTDIRNGDLSTSFEFNLQFGAGVHWFLCDHAALTAQYRMMHLSNAGMESPNLGVNNSTLLVGVAWWF; from the coding sequence ATGGCCAAACCATGGCGCGGAAACCTTGTCCACACAAAGACCGGCTATTGCAGTGAGCCGCGGCCAGTGGCTCCTGGCACATCTTCACTGCTGGTTCTTATTGTGGTGGTGGCTGCCCTGGTGCTCGCAGGCCCTCCGGTCACATTGGCGCAGGAAAGCGCGCAGCAAGCTCTTTCCACTCCGGCGCCCTCTTTGTGGGCGGGGGAGGTCGGCGAGGGATTCACCCGCGGCGCCCATGAACTCGAGTTGTCATCCGGCGCTGGAGCGGGCATGGCTATCTTCGGCACGCGCCAGTACCACGACTGGGTTTTGGGCGCGGTCGATTATGGATGGGTGCTGACGGATGTGGTCGGCAATGGCCATTGGTATTGCGGTAATTGGGAACTGATGGCCGATGTGTTCGGCGGTTTCCAGTTTCATCCGAATCATGCCTACCTTTTTGGGGCAGCCCCGCTCCTGCGCTACGATTTCGCCACCGGAACGCGGTTGGTCCCTTTCGTCAACATCGGGGCGGGCGTCAGCGGGACAGACATCCGCAACGGCGATTTAAGCACATCATTTGAATTCAATCTCCAATTCGGCGCAGGGGTCCATTGGTTTTTGTGCGATCACGCCGCGCTGACCGCCCAATACCGCATGATGCACCTGTCCAATGCAGGCATGGAATCCCCCAACCTTGGGGTCAACAATAGCACGTTGCTCGTTGGAGTTGCCTGGTGGTTTTAA
- the nadC gene encoding carboxylating nicotinate-nucleotide diphosphorylase codes for MRVNALTDQEIHSAVELALSEDIGEGDVTTLATVAENTIARAVLRAREPLVLAGLPLAEAAFRHLSPAVFLERQAQDAQRLDAGESILRLSGPAQPLLSAERIALNFVQWLSGIATLTAQFVEQLKGTSAQILDTRKTTPGWRRLEKYAVGCGGGRNHRLGLYDMVLIKDNHLAALAGELPNPIAAAVQRARTSYPQLQIEVETDTLEQVEQALEAGARLILLDNMNLVQLRLAVQKCRGCAQTEASGGVTLASVRAIAEAGVDFISIGALTHSARAVDIGLDFESGPLKG; via the coding sequence GTGCGTGTCAACGCGCTCACTGACCAAGAGATTCACTCCGCTGTCGAACTCGCCTTGAGCGAGGACATCGGCGAAGGGGATGTCACGACACTGGCAACCGTTGCCGAGAATACCATTGCGCGCGCCGTGTTGCGCGCGCGTGAGCCTTTGGTATTGGCTGGTCTGCCTCTGGCCGAAGCGGCTTTTCGCCATCTTTCCCCAGCCGTGTTCCTGGAACGCCAGGCACAGGATGCCCAGCGACTCGATGCCGGAGAATCGATTTTGCGTCTCTCCGGGCCGGCCCAACCGCTGTTGAGCGCCGAACGTATCGCCTTGAACTTTGTGCAATGGCTCTCCGGCATTGCGACCTTGACGGCCCAGTTCGTCGAGCAACTCAAAGGAACCTCCGCCCAAATCCTGGATACGCGCAAGACCACTCCGGGCTGGCGCCGCCTCGAGAAGTACGCCGTGGGTTGCGGCGGCGGGCGCAACCATCGATTGGGGCTCTATGATATGGTCTTGATCAAGGACAACCATTTGGCCGCATTGGCGGGTGAGTTGCCCAACCCCATTGCCGCCGCAGTGCAACGCGCGCGGACTTCTTATCCGCAGCTCCAGATCGAGGTGGAAACCGACACCCTCGAACAGGTCGAGCAAGCGCTCGAGGCTGGGGCGCGCCTCATCCTGCTGGATAATATGAACCTGGTCCAACTCCGGCTGGCAGTCCAGAAATGCAGAGGCTGCGCGCAAACCGAGGCCAGCGGGGGAGTCACCCTTGCCAGCGTTCGGGCTATTGCGGAGGCTGGCGTCGATTTCATCTCGATCGGCGCATTGACACATTCGGCCCGGGCTGTGGACATTGGATTGGACTTTGAGTCCGGACCACTGAAAGGTTGA
- a CDS encoding NAD(P)H-hydrate dehydratase — protein MGLPVIAVEQMRDWERATWAAGQTEAEVIRRVGRCVARRALSLTRPADLVLILAGKGHNGEDARGARELLGERRVDVLEVTEPAADLPKLDALLSLKPALVIDGLFGIGINRPLSAEWIALIQRVNEARRPVLAVDVPSGLDANTGQPHGGAVRASVTLTVGAPKVGMLQESAWPFVGQLEVAPDVGLVPCPLSGELQWTLPGDFEAFPPARSAATHKGSYGHLLIIAGSMGYHGAAVLAARGAQRAQPGLITLYTMESVYHSVAPQLQAVMVSPWRMESKLPNFWDAVLVGPGLAATEMPDQLKTQVRHLWRDSPVPVVVDASALDWLPMESPPKTGIRVITPHPGEAARLMRATPAQMQSNRLQSLRNVSKRFGNSYVVLKGHQTLIGRSAGEVYVNCSGNPHLAQGGSGDALSGFLAGLLAQPAMQADPLQTIRYAAWQHGATADALQATSRNWVVEDLVAALGSQAPRAHP, from the coding sequence ATGGGGCTGCCTGTCATTGCGGTCGAGCAAATGCGGGACTGGGAAAGGGCCACCTGGGCCGCCGGCCAGACTGAGGCGGAGGTCATTCGCCGCGTGGGCCGGTGTGTGGCCCGGCGCGCACTGAGCCTGACCCGGCCGGCGGACTTGGTTTTGATCCTCGCCGGCAAAGGCCATAATGGGGAGGACGCCCGGGGGGCCCGCGAGCTTCTGGGCGAGAGGCGGGTGGATGTGCTCGAAGTGACGGAGCCTGCCGCCGACCTGCCAAAGCTGGATGCCCTGCTTTCCTTGAAGCCAGCGCTGGTCATTGATGGCCTTTTTGGAATTGGGATAAACCGCCCGCTCTCGGCTGAATGGATTGCCCTGATCCAGCGGGTGAACGAAGCCCGACGGCCTGTCCTGGCTGTGGATGTGCCTTCGGGGTTGGATGCCAATACCGGCCAACCGCATGGAGGAGCGGTACGGGCATCGGTGACGCTGACGGTTGGGGCACCCAAGGTGGGAATGCTGCAGGAATCGGCGTGGCCATTCGTGGGGCAACTCGAAGTGGCCCCCGACGTCGGCCTGGTCCCCTGCCCTCTTTCGGGCGAGCTGCAATGGACCTTGCCTGGAGACTTTGAGGCCTTCCCTCCGGCCCGCTCTGCGGCGACTCACAAAGGAAGCTACGGACATCTCCTCATTATTGCGGGCAGCATGGGCTACCATGGGGCGGCGGTGCTGGCTGCCCGGGGCGCCCAACGGGCGCAACCGGGGTTGATTACCCTCTACACGATGGAATCGGTATATCATTCTGTGGCCCCGCAATTGCAGGCCGTGATGGTGTCCCCATGGCGGATGGAGTCGAAATTGCCCAACTTTTGGGATGCGGTCCTGGTAGGCCCCGGGTTGGCGGCCACTGAGATGCCAGACCAATTGAAGACTCAGGTGCGCCATCTTTGGCGGGATTCGCCGGTGCCGGTGGTGGTGGATGCCAGCGCCCTAGACTGGCTGCCGATGGAATCCCCCCCCAAAACCGGCATCCGGGTTATCACTCCGCATCCGGGCGAAGCGGCGCGATTGATGCGAGCCACGCCGGCCCAAATGCAATCGAATCGGTTGCAGTCCCTGCGGAATGTGTCGAAGAGATTCGGCAACTCGTATGTGGTGCTCAAAGGCCATCAAACCCTCATTGGCCGCAGCGCCGGCGAGGTCTATGTGAATTGCTCCGGCAACCCGCATTTGGCGCAAGGCGGGAGCGGCGATGCGCTTTCGGGGTTTCTCGCGGGTTTGCTGGCCCAACCAGCGATGCAGGCGGACCCGTTGCAGACAATCCGCTATGCGGCATGGCAGCACGGCGCCACCGCCGACGCTCTGCAGGCCACAAGCCGCAATTGGGTCGTGGAAGATTTGGTGGCGGCTTTGGGGAGCCAGGCGCCGCGAGCGCACCCCTAA
- a CDS encoding biotin--[acetyl-CoA-carboxylase] ligase, with product MSLDAQILHALRRGEREAVSGTELSQKLRVSRAAVWARIEALRGLGYEIEASPHQGYRLLSAPDLLHADDLTARLGSVRVIGREIYVFQKTTSTNDVVDKLARDGVKEGVAVFAETQTKGRGRLGRKWMSPAGQGLWFSILLTPALRPQEATRLTVASATALRRAIVAQTGLNPQVKWPNDILLGGKKVAGILTELNAEVDRVNYLILGIGVDVNVDTEGFPKDLSSRATSLKAELGSAIDRAELAVAILRELDSDYERVVSGAFAKVADEWEACCSTIGRQVTIRSGQRQLHGRAESLGEDGELLLRSEHGHLERVVGGDVTLEA from the coding sequence ATGTCCCTCGATGCTCAGATTCTTCATGCCCTGCGCCGCGGCGAGCGGGAGGCGGTTTCCGGAACCGAATTGTCGCAGAAACTGCGCGTCAGCCGCGCTGCGGTTTGGGCGCGCATCGAGGCCTTGCGCGGCTTGGGTTATGAAATCGAAGCCAGCCCGCACCAGGGTTACCGGCTCCTGAGCGCTCCCGACCTGTTGCACGCGGACGATTTAACCGCGCGGCTGGGTTCAGTGCGCGTGATCGGGCGCGAGATTTATGTCTTCCAGAAAACGACTTCCACAAACGATGTCGTGGACAAGCTCGCCCGTGATGGTGTCAAGGAAGGCGTCGCCGTCTTCGCCGAGACGCAGACCAAAGGCCGCGGGCGGCTGGGACGAAAATGGATGTCCCCCGCCGGTCAGGGTCTGTGGTTTTCGATTCTGCTCACGCCAGCCTTGCGCCCCCAGGAAGCCACCCGCTTGACAGTGGCCTCCGCCACGGCTCTGAGGCGAGCCATTGTCGCGCAAACCGGGCTCAACCCTCAGGTCAAATGGCCCAACGACATTCTCCTGGGAGGCAAAAAGGTCGCCGGAATCCTTACCGAACTCAACGCGGAAGTCGATCGAGTCAATTACCTAATCCTGGGAATCGGTGTCGATGTTAATGTGGATACGGAGGGTTTCCCCAAGGACCTGAGCAGCCGTGCAACGTCGCTCAAGGCAGAGTTGGGCAGCGCGATAGATCGGGCGGAACTGGCGGTGGCCATCCTGCGAGAGCTGGATAGCGATTACGAGCGCGTTGTTTCGGGAGCCTTCGCCAAGGTGGCCGATGAGTGGGAGGCCTGCTGTAGCACCATAGGCCGGCAGGTCACCATTCGAAGCGGGCAGCGCCAACTGCACGGGCGGGCCGAATCGCTTGGAGAAGATGGCGAGCTGCTGCTGCGCAGCGAGCACGGCCACCTCGAGCGAGTCGTGGGAGGAGACGTGACGCTCGAGGCGTGA
- the trpA gene encoding tryptophan synthase subunit alpha, whose translation MNRIEERFARLEKSGQKGFIVYIGAGDPDLESTRQLGLAFDRLGVDVLELGVPFSDPLADGLVNQLAAQRGLASGTTPPKVLELVGQIRKESAIPIVLYIYFNLVHRHGIERFIHDAARAGVDGMLVLDLPPEESNNYEALMQRHGLSNIYLVAPTTPDERIALIVKRGRGFIYYVSREGVTGMQAKVAESIAQMTAKIRAHTHLPIAVGFGISTPDQARLVAQNAQAVVVGSAIVNQIALHGSAFNLVERTAAFVKSLMEGVKNS comes from the coding sequence ATGAATCGCATTGAGGAACGATTCGCCCGGCTCGAAAAGTCAGGGCAAAAGGGATTTATTGTCTATATCGGGGCAGGGGACCCCGACCTCGAATCGACGCGCCAACTGGGGCTGGCGTTTGATCGGCTTGGGGTGGATGTTCTCGAACTGGGTGTCCCCTTCAGCGATCCATTGGCCGATGGATTGGTGAACCAACTGGCGGCCCAGCGCGGGCTGGCATCCGGCACCACGCCTCCAAAGGTCCTGGAACTGGTGGGTCAAATTCGGAAGGAGTCCGCCATCCCCATCGTGCTCTATATCTATTTCAACCTGGTACACCGTCATGGCATCGAGCGGTTTATCCATGATGCCGCCAGAGCGGGTGTGGACGGTATGCTGGTCCTGGATTTGCCGCCGGAAGAGAGCAATAATTATGAGGCTCTGATGCAGCGCCATGGCTTGTCCAACATCTATCTGGTTGCCCCCACAACCCCCGATGAGCGCATCGCTCTCATCGTTAAACGGGGGCGAGGCTTCATTTATTACGTCTCGCGCGAAGGCGTCACCGGAATGCAGGCCAAAGTAGCCGAGAGCATTGCACAAATGACGGCCAAAATCCGCGCGCACACCCATTTACCCATTGCGGTGGGATTTGGCATCTCGACGCCGGACCAGGCGCGCCTGGTGGCGCAGAACGCGCAGGCGGTAGTGGTCGGCAGCGCTATTGTCAACCAGATCGCGCTGCATGGCAGTGCGTTTAATCTGGTCGAGCGCACAGCCGCGTTTGTAAAATCCTTGATGGAAGGGGTCAAGAATTCATGA
- a CDS encoding type III pantothenate kinase, translating into MKATGPMLFLLDIGNTHTHLGLANGERVIKQATISTADWFQGPAVKAAARFAGATQFSGAALCSVVPRATPLAARMLKRTWGVEALELTEKTLAGIGIDYPQPHTIGPDRLANAVAAHHRFGAPVIVVDFGTAVTFDVVDRAGNYAGGIIAPGLAAMTEYLHEKTALLPRIEIREIEPVIGKSTKEAMLIGAVHGYRGLVRELIRELRRELKAPRLPVVATGGYGCLMASRMPEISAVEPELTLEGLRLVWHSSHKGSGTEKSGPFPA; encoded by the coding sequence GTGAAAGCAACCGGCCCCATGCTGTTTCTGCTCGACATTGGCAATACTCATACCCACCTGGGCCTGGCCAACGGCGAGCGGGTGATTAAGCAAGCCACTATATCGACCGCAGACTGGTTTCAAGGGCCTGCCGTTAAAGCCGCAGCCCGATTTGCCGGCGCCACGCAATTTAGCGGGGCGGCCTTGTGCAGCGTTGTGCCGCGGGCCACGCCGCTCGCCGCGCGGATGCTTAAGCGGACGTGGGGCGTTGAAGCATTGGAGCTGACAGAAAAAACCCTGGCCGGCATTGGAATCGATTACCCTCAACCTCACACCATCGGCCCGGACCGCCTTGCCAATGCCGTGGCCGCCCACCACCGCTTCGGGGCCCCCGTGATTGTGGTGGACTTCGGGACGGCGGTTACATTCGATGTGGTGGACCGGGCCGGCAATTACGCCGGGGGCATCATCGCGCCGGGCTTGGCGGCGATGACCGAGTACTTGCATGAAAAAACAGCCCTGCTGCCGCGAATCGAAATCCGCGAGATTGAGCCAGTTATCGGCAAGAGCACCAAGGAAGCAATGCTCATTGGGGCCGTTCACGGCTACCGCGGCCTGGTCCGGGAATTAATCCGGGAACTCAGGCGCGAACTGAAGGCGCCGCGGCTGCCCGTCGTTGCGACAGGCGGTTATGGGTGCCTCATGGCCTCGCGCATGCCGGAAATCAGCGCCGTCGAACCGGAGTTGACGCTCGAGGGCCTCCGCCTGGTCTGGCATTCATCGCACAAAGGTTCGGGCACTGAGAAGTCGGGACCCTTTCCCGCTTGA